The Acomys russatus chromosome 1, mAcoRus1.1, whole genome shotgun sequence genome has a window encoding:
- the Gsc gene encoding homeobox protein goosecoid: MPASMFSIDNILAARPRCKDAVLPVAPSAAAPVVFPALHGDSLYGAGGGTSTDYGAFYPRPVAPGGTGLPAAVGGSRLGYNSYFYGQLHVQAAPVGPACCGAVPPLGAQQCSCVPTPTGYEGPGSVLVSPVPHQMLPYMNVGTLSRTELQLLNQLHCRRKRRHRTIFTDEQLEALENLFQETKYPDVGTREQLARKVHLREEKVEVWFKNRRAKWRRQKRSSSEESENAEKWSKASSKASPEKREEEGKSDLDSDS; this comes from the exons ATGCCCGCCAGCATGTTCAGCATCGACAACATCCTGGCCGCCCGGCCGCGCTGCAAAGACGCGGTGCTCCCGGTGGCGCCCAGTGCCGCGGCTCCGGTGGTCTTCCCAGCTCTGCATGGGGACTCGCTCTATGGCGCGGGCGGCGGTACCTCCACGGACTACGGCGCCTTCTACCCGCGTCCTGTGGCCCCTGGAGGCACGGGCCTCCCGGCGGCGGTCGGCGGCTCCCGCCTAGGCTACAACAGCTACTTCTACGGGCAGCTGCACGTGCAGGCTGCTCCCGTGGGCCCAGCCTGCTGCGGGGCTGTGCCTCCTCTAGGCGCCCAGCAGTGCTCCTGCGTCCCGACGCCCACAG GGTACGAGGGTCCGGGCTCTGTGCTAGTGTCCCCGGTGCCTCACCAGATGCTGCCCTACATGAACGTGGGCACACTGTCGCGCACTGAGCTGCAGTTGCTTAACCAGCTGCACTGTCGGCGGAAGCGGCGGCACCGCACCATCTTCACCGACGAGCAGCTCGAAGCCCTGGAGAACCTCTTCCAGGAGACGAAGTATCCAGACGTGGGCACTCGGGAGCAGCTGGCCCGGAAGGTGCACCTCCgggaggagaaggtggag GTCTGGTTTAAGAACCGCCGAGCCAAATGGAGACGGCAGAAGCGGTCTTCCTCGGAGGAGTCGGAAAACGCAGAGAAGTGGAGCAAGGCCTCTTCGAAAGCCTCGccggagaagagggaagaggaaggtaaAAGCGATTTGGACTCGGACAGCTGA